Proteins found in one Drosophila busckii strain San Diego stock center, stock number 13000-0081.31 chromosome 2R, ASM1175060v1, whole genome shotgun sequence genomic segment:
- the LOC108595486 gene encoding mitochondrial sodium/calcium exchanger protein isoform X2, with product MNHTDTLHEIYAHMSCFSLMTVSFPNRCELSKLVENCKHFSSFIKYFELMYCYMGINQRYQEYILLLLFLLMGACCMIVIAHIVDNYLGAVLKILGVKLYMNEYVTAVVLVSFGNVMPDLIVNFMPVRMHIDLFTIFVANALATLLFSGGIICYIKSFQMYEHATVRDLLFMIFSCTFLELCIVEDKTVTNAECYSLIAVYVCYLLINIIDMSLVRHSIKTLRAQIRALSKRPPGPARNRLLGKKQQLLLKMEQENRFIIRHQSYKLRFGVTNTNTRASGRDVLDTQSLGTHAFSTRRSEPLLPAMDTNQMRYILHSPRNSKNRFLFTEFFEAIIPIDMLKWRTSGCCGRFYLILVAPLNLILTLLIPSVDFLLHKHGWSKLLNCLQIIINPFLFIAIIEGMVRKTYYRWYLLLDFTHAKWSFCVTVPLAIFVLIHARTDMPPAYHVVFTILTLSISLLLLTICATELEVISIIIGLILNLSESFISAIYRSFAQSLSDMVLNVALALEGYERMAYAAIMGSAIFTSANKTLSNSQARK from the exons atgaatCATACTGATACACTGCACGAAATCTATGCTCATATGAGCTGCTTCAGCTTGATGACTGTGAGTTTTCCCAATCGCTGTGAGCTGTCGAAGCTTGTGGAGAACTGCAAGCATTTCTCCAGCTTCATCAAGTACTTTGAACTGATGTATTGCTATATGGGCATCAATCAGCGATATCAGGAGTATatactgctgttgctattcCTATTGATGGGAGCTTGCTGCATGATTGTCATAGCACACATTGTGGATAACTA CCTTGGAGCGGTGCTCAAAATATTGGGAGTCAAGCTGTATATGAATGAGTATGTTACGGCTGTGGTGCTGGTGTCCTTTGGCAATGTAATGCCGGATCTGATTGTCAACTTTATGCCAGTTAGAATgcatattgatttatttaccaTATTCGTAGCCAATGCGCTGGCTACGCTGCTCTTCAGCGGCGGCATCATATGCTACATAAAGTCCTTTCAAATGTACGAACATGCCACTGTGCGTGATCTGCTGTTTATGATCTTCAGCTGCACATTTCTGGAGCTTTGCATAGTCGAGGATAAAACAGTAACGAACGCTGAGTGTTATT CTCTAATCGCCGTCTATGTGTGCTATTTGCTAATCAATATCATAGACATGTCGCTGGTGCGGCACTCCATAAAAA CGCTGCGGGCTCAAATACGCGCGTTGAGCAAAAGGCCGCCAGGACCTGCGCGCAATCGACTGCTgggcaaaaagcagcagctgctgctgaagatGGAGCAGGAAAATCGATTCATTATACGCCATCAGTCATACAAGCTGCGCTTTGGTGTaaccaataccaataccagAGCAAGCGGTCGTGACGTTCTCGATACCCAAAGTCTGGGCACGCACGCGTTCTCCACTAGACGCTCGGAGCCGCTGCTGCCTGCAATGGATACCAATCAGATGCGTTATATACTGCACAGTCCACGTAATTCCAAGAATCGCTTTTTGTTTACAGAGTTCTTTGAGGCCATTATACCCATTGATATGCTAAAGTGGCGCACCAGCGGCTGCTGTGGACGCTTCTATCTTATACTGGTGGCGCCGCTGAATTTAATACTCACTTTGCTAATACCCTCGGTGGACTTTTTGCTGCACAAACATGGCTGGAGCAAGCTGCTCAACTGCTTACAGATTATAATCAATCCGTTTCTTTTCATAGCAATCATTGaag GCATGGTGCGCAAGACTTACTATCGATGGTATCTGCTGCTGGACTTTACGCATGCCAAGTGGAGCTTCTGCGTCACTGTGCCTTTGGCCATATTCGTGCTCATACACGCACGCACAGACATGCCGCCAGCCTATCATGTG GTGTTTAccattttaactttaagcatttcgctgttgctgctcacaATTTGCGCCACGGAGCTGGAGGTCATTTCGATTATCATTGGCTTGATTCTGAATCTATCGGAGAGCTTCATTAGCGCCATTTATCGCTCCTTTGCACAGTCTCTAAGCGATATGGTATTGAATgttgcattggcattggaaGGCTACGAGCGCATGGCCTATGCTGCAATTATGGGCTCAGCTATTTTCA CATCCGCCAACAAAACGCTGAGCAACAGTCAAGCAAGAAAATGA
- the LOC108595486 gene encoding mitochondrial sodium/calcium exchanger protein isoform X1, producing the protein MNHTDTLHEIYAHMSCFSLMTVSFPNRCELSKLVENCKHFSSFIKYFELMYCYMGINQRYQEYILLLLFLLMGACCMIVIAHIVDNYLGAVLKILGVKLYMNEYVTAVVLVSFGNVMPDLIVNFMPVRMHIDLFTIFVANALATLLFSGGIICYIKSFQMYEHATVRDLLFMIFSCTFLELCIVEDKTVTNAECYSLIAVYVCYLLINIIDMSLVRHSIKTLRAQIRALSKRPPGPARNRLLGKKQQLLLKMEQENRFIIRHQSYKLRFGVTNTNTRASGRDVLDTQSLGTHAFSTRRSEPLLPAMDTNQMRYILHSPRNSKNRFLFTEFFEAIIPIDMLKWRTSGCCGRFYLILVAPLNLILTLLIPSVDFLLHKHGWSKLLNCLQIIINPFLFIAIIEGMVRKTYYRWYLLLDFTHAKWSFCVTVPLAIFVLIHARTDMPPAYHVVFTILTLSISLLLLTICATELEVISIIIGLILNLSESFISAIYRSFAQSLSDMVLNVALALEGYERMAYAAIMGSAIFNLTAGIGISCLFNPLTRGAGSSRWLLGDHGTNSYFFLLIALITMLMWVSNFNFHTRRSVAIFSIILYFIYVMYAVLVEFSFIHAFKTDSMMEPK; encoded by the exons atgaatCATACTGATACACTGCACGAAATCTATGCTCATATGAGCTGCTTCAGCTTGATGACTGTGAGTTTTCCCAATCGCTGTGAGCTGTCGAAGCTTGTGGAGAACTGCAAGCATTTCTCCAGCTTCATCAAGTACTTTGAACTGATGTATTGCTATATGGGCATCAATCAGCGATATCAGGAGTATatactgctgttgctattcCTATTGATGGGAGCTTGCTGCATGATTGTCATAGCACACATTGTGGATAACTA CCTTGGAGCGGTGCTCAAAATATTGGGAGTCAAGCTGTATATGAATGAGTATGTTACGGCTGTGGTGCTGGTGTCCTTTGGCAATGTAATGCCGGATCTGATTGTCAACTTTATGCCAGTTAGAATgcatattgatttatttaccaTATTCGTAGCCAATGCGCTGGCTACGCTGCTCTTCAGCGGCGGCATCATATGCTACATAAAGTCCTTTCAAATGTACGAACATGCCACTGTGCGTGATCTGCTGTTTATGATCTTCAGCTGCACATTTCTGGAGCTTTGCATAGTCGAGGATAAAACAGTAACGAACGCTGAGTGTTATT CTCTAATCGCCGTCTATGTGTGCTATTTGCTAATCAATATCATAGACATGTCGCTGGTGCGGCACTCCATAAAAA CGCTGCGGGCTCAAATACGCGCGTTGAGCAAAAGGCCGCCAGGACCTGCGCGCAATCGACTGCTgggcaaaaagcagcagctgctgctgaagatGGAGCAGGAAAATCGATTCATTATACGCCATCAGTCATACAAGCTGCGCTTTGGTGTaaccaataccaataccagAGCAAGCGGTCGTGACGTTCTCGATACCCAAAGTCTGGGCACGCACGCGTTCTCCACTAGACGCTCGGAGCCGCTGCTGCCTGCAATGGATACCAATCAGATGCGTTATATACTGCACAGTCCACGTAATTCCAAGAATCGCTTTTTGTTTACAGAGTTCTTTGAGGCCATTATACCCATTGATATGCTAAAGTGGCGCACCAGCGGCTGCTGTGGACGCTTCTATCTTATACTGGTGGCGCCGCTGAATTTAATACTCACTTTGCTAATACCCTCGGTGGACTTTTTGCTGCACAAACATGGCTGGAGCAAGCTGCTCAACTGCTTACAGATTATAATCAATCCGTTTCTTTTCATAGCAATCATTGaag GCATGGTGCGCAAGACTTACTATCGATGGTATCTGCTGCTGGACTTTACGCATGCCAAGTGGAGCTTCTGCGTCACTGTGCCTTTGGCCATATTCGTGCTCATACACGCACGCACAGACATGCCGCCAGCCTATCATGTG GTGTTTAccattttaactttaagcatttcgctgttgctgctcacaATTTGCGCCACGGAGCTGGAGGTCATTTCGATTATCATTGGCTTGATTCTGAATCTATCGGAGAGCTTCATTAGCGCCATTTATCGCTCCTTTGCACAGTCTCTAAGCGATATGGTATTGAATgttgcattggcattggaaGGCTACGAGCGCATGGCCTATGCTGCAATTATGGGCTCAGCTATTTTCA ACCTAACAGCTGGCATAGGCATTTCGTGCCTTTTTAATCCTTTGACACGCGGAGCAGGCTCTTCTCGCTGGCTGTTGGGCGATCATGGCACAAATAGTTATTTCTTTCTACTGATTGCACTCATTACAATGCTTATGTGGGttagcaactttaattttcataCGCGCCGCTCGGTTGCAATTTTctctataattttatattttatttacgtGATGTACGCTGTGCTAGTTGAGTTTAGTTTCATACATGCGTTCAAAACAGATAGTATGATGGAGCCAAAGTAA
- the LOC108597333 gene encoding uncharacterized protein LOC108597333, which produces MDANKDQGLVIKMAQKNKETQTVKQTGNWFGGLPPNAAGGPGGYQMPAFSRISWQFYKDREEELYRRACQLKGIRVRREEEDDLMGSEEEPLKAHYRYTLDEMKSYNPYRFINLKL; this is translated from the exons ATGGACGCCAATAAGGATCAAGGCCTGGTAATCAAAATGGCACAGAAGAACAAGG AAACGCAAACTGTTAAGCAGACTGGCAATTGGTTTGGCGGACTGCCGCCGAATGCAGCTGGCGGACCGGGCGGCTATCAAATGCCTGCATTTAGTCGCATTAGCTGGCAGTTTTACAAGGATCGCGAGGAGGAGCTCTATCGACGCGCCTGCCAGCTGAAGGGCATACGCGTGCGACGCGAGGAGGAGGACGATCTGATGGGCTCCGAGGAGGAGCCGCTGAAAGCGCATTACCGCTACACGCTGGACGAGATGAAGAGCTACAATCCCTATCGTTTTATCAACTTGAAATtgtaa